From the Selenomonas timonae genome, one window contains:
- a CDS encoding HD domain-containing protein — protein MNELLHEMHAWMNDYMRSFRTDDPDVMLGIRLKEIHTGYVTTNARALAKHLGCNAHDTALAEIIGLFHDVGRFRQYALYQTFNDAVSEDHAELGLKVLAEEVDFLERLTPADADVVRFAIKHHNKKEIAPTDDDRKLFFAKLIRDADKLDIYRVLLPFLAPDGAEKAPNFVPSDAAQEVSPEFVADFAAGRQADYYRLRTHGDRKIVRLMWIYDINFMWTLRRIVERGYVDAFIESLPAQDGIAEGVARLRAYIERLCAQND, from the coding sequence ATGAACGAACTCCTACATGAAATGCATGCATGGATGAACGATTATATGCGTTCCTTCCGTACAGATGACCCCGACGTCATGCTCGGGATTCGCCTCAAAGAGATTCATACGGGCTATGTCACGACGAATGCGCGTGCGCTTGCGAAGCATCTCGGATGCAACGCGCATGACACGGCACTTGCCGAGATCATCGGCCTCTTTCACGATGTGGGGCGGTTTCGACAGTATGCCCTCTATCAGACGTTCAACGATGCGGTGTCGGAGGATCATGCGGAGCTCGGGCTGAAGGTGCTCGCGGAGGAAGTCGACTTTTTGGAGCGGCTCACGCCTGCGGATGCCGATGTTGTGCGCTTTGCCATCAAGCACCATAACAAGAAGGAAATTGCGCCGACGGACGATGACCGAAAGCTGTTTTTCGCGAAGCTTATCCGCGACGCGGATAAGCTCGACATCTACCGCGTGCTGCTGCCGTTCCTCGCACCCGATGGGGCGGAGAAAGCACCGAACTTTGTACCGTCGGATGCGGCGCAGGAGGTCAGCCCCGAATTTGTGGCGGACTTCGCGGCGGGACGACAGGCGGATTACTATCGTCTGCGTACGCACGGTGACCGTAAGATTGTGCGGCTCATGTGGATCTATGACATCAATTTCATGTGGACGCTACGCCGTATTGTGGAACGCGGCTATGTGGACGCCTTTATTGAGAGCCTTCCGGCGCAGGATGGAATTGCCGAGGGTGTCGCGCGTTTGCGCGCCTATATCGAACGGCTCTGTGCACAGAACGATTGA
- the brnQ gene encoding branched-chain amino acid transport system II carrier protein, whose translation MKRRLRKQEYIFVASMLFGLVFGAGNLIFPASMGQQAGAAMLPALIGFCITGVGLPLLGIAAISITASESLFDIGRKVSVRFAYAFTCALYLCIGPLFAIPRTATVSFQVGAAPFVSHDVQTLGLFVFTLIFFAVVLYFSLRPSGILIWVGKVLNPLFLLFLGILIVTAVISPMGTVWDAEPTSTYSEHAFFTGLLEGYNTMDVLAALAFGNILVNAIKRLSLSEPKDLSYATIVSGTFSTALMAVIYLALTYVGAQSRTVYGLDANGGDVLAHIAAYYFGAFGGILLGITITCACLKTAIGLVTACSTTFVELFPRSLPYPKYAVLFSLFSFAISNVGLSKIITYSLPVLYFLYPIAIVLIALCLLEGLVGCHRPLYVYTMIGTCAAASFDFLRALPSGLQEALPMMDFLRTLGDTLPLAHIGMGWTQPTLVGFIIGVLVLLLQRRAR comes from the coding sequence ATGAAACGTCGTCTCAGAAAACAGGAATACATCTTCGTTGCGTCCATGCTCTTCGGACTTGTCTTTGGTGCGGGCAATCTCATCTTCCCTGCCTCGATGGGACAGCAGGCGGGCGCAGCGATGCTGCCCGCGCTCATTGGCTTCTGCATCACGGGCGTCGGGTTGCCCCTCCTCGGCATTGCGGCAATCAGCATCACGGCAAGTGAGAGCCTCTTTGACATCGGCAGGAAGGTTAGCGTCCGCTTCGCCTATGCCTTCACCTGCGCGCTCTATCTCTGCATCGGCCCCCTATTTGCGATCCCGCGCACCGCAACTGTATCGTTTCAGGTCGGCGCCGCGCCGTTTGTTTCCCACGATGTGCAGACGCTCGGGCTATTTGTCTTTACCCTTATCTTCTTCGCTGTCGTCCTCTACTTTTCCCTGCGCCCCTCTGGCATCCTCATCTGGGTGGGCAAGGTACTGAACCCACTCTTTCTCCTCTTCCTCGGCATTCTGATTGTAACGGCGGTCATTTCGCCAATGGGCACGGTCTGGGATGCGGAGCCGACCAGCACGTACAGTGAACACGCCTTCTTCACAGGCCTCCTCGAGGGTTACAACACGATGGATGTACTCGCCGCACTTGCGTTCGGGAATATTCTCGTCAATGCGATCAAGCGGCTCAGCCTGTCGGAGCCAAAGGATCTCTCGTACGCCACGATTGTCTCGGGCACATTCAGCACGGCGCTCATGGCAGTCATCTACCTTGCACTCACGTATGTCGGCGCACAGAGCCGCACCGTCTACGGGCTCGACGCAAACGGCGGCGACGTGCTCGCCCATATCGCCGCGTATTACTTCGGTGCATTCGGGGGCATTCTGCTCGGCATCACGATCACCTGCGCATGCCTCAAGACTGCAATTGGACTTGTCACGGCGTGCAGTACGACGTTCGTGGAGCTCTTCCCGCGCTCGCTGCCTTACCCGAAATACGCCGTTCTCTTTTCGCTCTTCTCCTTTGCAATCTCGAATGTCGGGCTGAGCAAGATCATCACATACTCCCTGCCCGTGCTCTACTTTCTCTATCCGATTGCCATCGTCCTGATTGCGCTCTGCCTGCTTGAGGGACTCGTCGGCTGCCATCGCCCGCTCTACGTCTACACGATGATCGGCACATGCGCGGCGGCATCGTTCGACTTCCTACGCGCACTCCCGAGTGGACTGCAAGAGGCGCTGCCTATGATGGATTTTCTCCGTACACTCGGTGACACTCTCCCCCTCGCGCATATTGGCATGGGCTGGACGCAGCCCACACTCGTCGGCTTCATTATCGGCGTGCTCGTTCTCCTGCTGCAAAGGCGTGCGCGCTGA
- the murI gene encoding glutamate racemase: MRIALFDSGIGGLTVLSHARRVLPSEEFLFFADRDHVPYGTKSVPAVRGYVREAFRFLVEKQGADAVVVACNTATSVAVDEMRRLYEVPIIGMEPAVKKALAQDGERRVLVTATPITINGEKLRRLVSAHDTHHLVDLLALPRLVEFAERREFVSPRVEEYLWNALAPYDLVHYSAVVLGCTHFNYFKDTLRRLLPKAVGFVDGNEGTVEELARRTGLCTMPAGTQMASCRFFESGRPVAGAEPLARIESYLARAARMEEIV, encoded by the coding sequence ATGCGCATTGCTCTGTTTGACTCAGGAATTGGCGGACTGACCGTACTCAGTCACGCGCGGCGGGTGCTCCCATCGGAGGAATTCCTGTTCTTTGCTGACCGCGACCATGTGCCGTATGGCACGAAGTCCGTGCCTGCCGTGCGCGGCTATGTGCGTGAGGCATTCCGCTTCCTTGTCGAAAAACAGGGCGCAGATGCCGTCGTCGTCGCTTGCAATACGGCGACTTCAGTTGCGGTGGATGAGATGCGTCGGCTCTACGAGGTGCCAATCATCGGCATGGAGCCTGCCGTGAAAAAGGCGCTGGCACAGGACGGCGAGCGCCGCGTGCTCGTGACGGCGACGCCGATCACAATCAATGGAGAAAAGCTGCGCCGTCTCGTCTCGGCGCATGACACGCATCACCTTGTCGATCTGCTCGCGCTGCCCCGCCTTGTTGAATTTGCTGAGCGCAGGGAGTTTGTCTCCCCACGCGTCGAGGAATATCTATGGAATGCGCTTGCCCCGTACGATCTCGTCCACTATTCCGCGGTCGTACTCGGTTGCACGCATTTTAACTATTTCAAGGACACGTTGCGCCGCCTCCTGCCCAAGGCCGTCGGCTTTGTGGACGGCAACGAGGGAACGGTCGAGGAGCTGGCACGCAGAACGGGGCTGTGCACGATGCCCGCAGGAACGCAGATGGCATCATGCCGTTTCTTTGAATCTGGCAGACCGGTCGCAGGGGCGGAGCCATTGGCGCGCATTGAGAGCTATCTCGCGCGAGCCGCCCGCATGGAGGAGATTGTTTGA
- a CDS encoding glutamine--tRNA ligase/YqeY domain fusion protein, whose amino-acid sequence MADVKTSNFIRNIIDEDLRAGRHAEGIHTRFPPEPNGYLHVGHAKSICLNFGVAEDYRGLCNLRFDDTNPTKEDVEYVDSIQEDIRWLGFSWDDRCFYASDYFEQMYEYAVTLIKKGLAYVDDLSADEIRAHRGTLTEAGVESPYRNRSVEENLDLFTRMRAGEFLDGARVLRAKIDMASPNLVMRDTVIYRIAHVPHHRTGDAWCIYPMYDFAHPISDAIEGITHSLCTLEFEEHRPFYDWLLEVLGFPAGERPRQIEFARLNLSGAITSKRKLRQLVEEGHVRGWDDPRMPTISGMRRRGYPPAAVRAFCEEIGVAKSNSTVDSAMLEHSVRDELNRNAPRVMAVLRPLKLVITNYPEGETEYLLAENSPTHGGQHYVPFARELYIDREDFMEDAPKKFFRLKPGGEVRLKHAYIIKCEEVIKNAAGEITELRCTYDPETRSGGAAANRKVKGTIQWVAADHALTAEVRLYESLLCDIPEGEEEPENFIDALNPRSLEILTDAKVEPSLHLTAAGAHYQFLRVGYFVVDPDTTPDHIVFNRIVGLKDSWSKVK is encoded by the coding sequence ATGGCGGACGTAAAGACATCGAATTTTATCCGAAATATCATCGACGAGGATCTGCGTGCGGGACGGCACGCGGAAGGGATTCACACGCGCTTCCCGCCCGAGCCGAACGGCTACCTGCACGTCGGGCACGCGAAGTCCATCTGTCTCAACTTCGGCGTTGCCGAGGACTACCGTGGCCTCTGCAATCTGCGCTTTGACGACACAAATCCGACGAAGGAGGATGTCGAGTATGTGGACTCCATTCAGGAGGATATTCGCTGGCTCGGCTTCTCGTGGGACGACCGCTGTTTCTACGCATCGGATTACTTCGAGCAGATGTATGAATATGCAGTAACATTGATAAAGAAGGGGCTTGCCTATGTGGACGACCTCTCGGCGGATGAGATCCGCGCCCATCGCGGAACGCTGACTGAGGCAGGTGTGGAGAGTCCGTACCGCAACCGCTCCGTGGAGGAAAATCTCGATCTCTTCACGCGTATGCGTGCAGGTGAGTTCCTCGACGGTGCGCGTGTCCTGCGGGCAAAAATTGACATGGCATCGCCGAATCTCGTGATGCGCGACACGGTGATCTATCGTATCGCCCATGTGCCGCATCATCGGACGGGGGATGCGTGGTGCATCTACCCGATGTATGATTTTGCGCATCCGATCTCGGATGCAATCGAGGGCATTACGCACTCGCTCTGCACGCTTGAGTTCGAGGAGCACCGTCCGTTCTATGACTGGCTGCTCGAGGTACTCGGCTTTCCTGCGGGTGAGCGTCCGCGTCAGATCGAGTTTGCACGTCTCAACCTCTCGGGGGCGATCACGAGCAAGCGCAAGCTGCGCCAGCTCGTCGAGGAGGGACATGTGCGCGGCTGGGACGATCCACGTATGCCGACCATCTCGGGGATGCGCCGCCGCGGCTATCCGCCTGCGGCAGTGCGTGCGTTCTGCGAGGAGATCGGCGTCGCCAAGAGCAACAGCACGGTGGACAGTGCCATGCTTGAGCACAGTGTCCGTGACGAGCTGAACCGCAACGCGCCGCGCGTGATGGCGGTGCTGCGCCCACTGAAGCTGGTCATCACCAACTATCCCGAGGGTGAGACGGAGTATCTGCTCGCCGAAAACAGCCCGACCCACGGCGGACAGCATTATGTGCCGTTTGCGCGTGAGCTCTATATCGACCGCGAGGACTTCATGGAGGATGCACCGAAGAAGTTCTTCCGTCTGAAGCCGGGCGGCGAGGTGCGTCTCAAACATGCTTACATCATCAAATGTGAGGAAGTTATAAAGAATGCTGCGGGAGAGATCACAGAGCTGCGCTGTACATATGACCCCGAGACGCGGAGCGGCGGTGCTGCGGCGAACCGCAAGGTGAAGGGTACGATCCAGTGGGTTGCGGCAGATCACGCACTCACGGCGGAGGTACGCCTATACGAGAGCCTCCTGTGCGATATCCCCGAGGGCGAGGAGGAGCCGGAGAATTTCATCGATGCGCTCAATCCGCGTTCGCTTGAGATTCTGACGGACGCAAAGGTGGAGCCAAGCCTCCATCTCACGGCGGCGGGGGCGCACTACCAGTTCCTGCGCGTCGGCTATTTCGTCGTTGACCCGGACACCACGCCGGATCATATAGTGTTCAATCGCATCGTCGGTCTGAAGGACTCATGGAGCAAGGTGAAGTAA
- a CDS encoding DUF1848 domain-containing protein has protein sequence MILHTGMRTDIPAFYVPWFVNRLRAGEVCVRNPYDPAQVTRYRLDPAVVDLIAFCTKNPAPMLPHMDLLAPYGQFWYVTITPYGREIEPHVPAWQDVARAFRQLSDIVGVCAVGWRYDPILIDECHTIDFHKRMFAAMAEELSGATEMVVISFLMRYAKTRRNFPESREVTHAECMELGAYIVETARAYGMIVYPCGGGRAGLAQFGADVGGCMTPRIYEQALGRRLNFPHYVRQRKECDCYLGADIGAYDSCPHLCRYCYANTHFTRVQRNRRRHDPASPFLIGHAEMGDRVHDAVQVSWLDVQESLF, from the coding sequence ATGATACTGCATACGGGCATGCGCACGGATATTCCCGCGTTCTATGTGCCGTGGTTTGTGAATCGCCTGCGCGCGGGCGAAGTCTGCGTGCGCAATCCTTACGACCCTGCGCAGGTGACGCGCTACCGCCTCGACCCCGCCGTCGTCGATCTCATCGCCTTCTGTACGAAGAATCCCGCGCCGATGCTGCCGCATATGGATCTCCTCGCACCCTACGGTCAGTTCTGGTACGTCACGATCACGCCCTACGGCAGGGAGATCGAGCCGCATGTGCCCGCATGGCAGGATGTTGCACGTGCCTTCCGTCAGCTCTCCGACATTGTCGGTGTATGTGCCGTTGGCTGGCGGTACGATCCGATCCTGATTGACGAGTGCCATACGATTGATTTTCACAAAAGAATGTTTGCTGCAATGGCAGAAGAATTGAGCGGGGCGACGGAGATGGTCGTCATCAGCTTCCTCATGCGCTACGCGAAGACGCGGCGCAACTTCCCCGAGTCACGTGAGGTGACGCATGCGGAGTGCATGGAACTCGGCGCATACATCGTCGAGACGGCACGCGCGTACGGCATGATTGTCTATCCCTGCGGCGGGGGCAGGGCGGGACTGGCGCAGTTCGGCGCAGACGTGGGCGGCTGCATGACACCTCGCATCTACGAGCAGGCGCTTGGGCGACGGCTGAACTTCCCGCACTATGTGCGCCAGCGCAAGGAGTGCGACTGCTACCTCGGTGCGGACATCGGCGCATATGACAGCTGTCCGCACCTCTGCCGCTACTGCTACGCCAATACGCATTTTACGCGCGTACAGAGGAACCGCCGCCGCCACGATCCTGCATCTCCCTTTCTCATTGGGCACGCAGAGATGGGCGACCGTGTGCACGATGCGGTGCAGGTGAGCTGGCTGGACGTTCAGGAGAGTCTGTTTTGA
- a CDS encoding zinc-ribbon domain containing protein, translating to MAFEDKTLVCKECGSNFVFTAGEQEFYAEKGFENEPARCRDCRDKRRRGRDEHSSGERQMFHVVCAECGKDTEVPFEPKTDRPVYCRDCFNSKRAARF from the coding sequence ATGGCATTTGAAGACAAGACACTCGTATGCAAGGAATGCGGCAGCAACTTCGTATTCACCGCCGGTGAGCAGGAGTTCTACGCAGAGAAGGGCTTTGAGAACGAGCCGGCACGCTGCCGTGACTGCCGTGACAAGCGTCGTCGCGGTCGTGATGAGCACAGCAGCGGCGAGCGTCAGATGTTCCATGTGGTCTGCGCCGAGTGCGGCAAGGATACGGAAGTTCCGTTCGAGCCGAAGACGGATCGTCCGGTTTACTGCCGCGACTGCTTCAACTCGAAGCGCGCAGCACGTTTCTAA
- a CDS encoding acyl-CoA thioesterase: MPIRTAHRVNFYDTDAMEVVHHANYIRWFEIGRVDYLRRIGITLGALMEAGYVFPITKVGAQFHAPGHFDDDLVIETTATALTKAKMAFSYRILNAAGTVLVTGFSENVFTVRETGRITRLPKEFYEPLEAAMIAEKEGRDIGF, from the coding sequence ATGCCGATTCGTACTGCACATCGGGTGAATTTCTACGATACGGATGCAATGGAGGTCGTGCATCACGCGAATTACATCCGTTGGTTCGAGATCGGGCGCGTCGATTATCTGCGCCGCATTGGAATCACGCTCGGCGCGCTGATGGAGGCGGGCTATGTCTTTCCGATTACAAAGGTCGGTGCACAGTTTCACGCGCCGGGGCATTTTGATGATGATCTCGTCATCGAGACGACGGCAACGGCACTGACCAAGGCAAAGATGGCATTCTCCTACCGCATCCTGAATGCGGCGGGCACAGTACTCGTGACGGGCTTTTCGGAAAACGTGTTCACCGTGCGCGAGACGGGGCGCATTACGCGTCTGCCGAAGGAGTTCTATGAGCCGCTCGAGGCGGCGATGATCGCGGAGAAAGAGGGACGGGACATTGGATTTTGA
- a CDS encoding DMT family transporter → MHLRGTLMLLAASFFWGTTFVAQILGMEGLGPYTYAACRFALGTLFMWALWYAYRGKRADQRRAGTFRSGFRAGLPVGLAMFVGVTLQQVALLYTTAGKTAFITTLYIVLVPLAAVLLGQRVRVLQWCGAFLAFAGVYFLSAHGEMTINTGDLLVLICSFFWMAQILLIDRFARTVDAIELCFVEMIVCTLGSAVLAAIYESFAWADVWHASVPILYAGILSCGVAYTCQILGQAYVEPTQAAILMSTEAVFAAVAGWIVLGETMSGVQMLGCVLLLGGALMTQMSERTKFRSGQ, encoded by the coding sequence ATGCACCTTCGCGGGACTTTGATGCTGCTGGCAGCATCGTTTTTTTGGGGCACGACCTTTGTCGCCCAGATTCTCGGTATGGAGGGTCTTGGCCCATATACCTATGCGGCATGCCGCTTTGCACTTGGCACGCTCTTCATGTGGGCGCTCTGGTATGCCTATCGCGGCAAGCGCGCCGATCAGCGGCGCGCGGGGACATTCCGCTCGGGCTTTCGTGCGGGGCTTCCCGTCGGGCTTGCGATGTTCGTTGGCGTGACCCTGCAGCAGGTCGCGCTCCTCTATACGACAGCGGGAAAGACGGCGTTCATCACGACGCTCTATATCGTGCTTGTTCCGCTCGCTGCCGTCCTGCTTGGACAGCGCGTTCGCGTGCTCCAATGGTGCGGTGCATTCCTTGCCTTTGCGGGTGTCTACTTCCTCTCTGCACATGGAGAGATGACGATCAATACGGGCGATCTGCTCGTATTGATCTGCTCCTTCTTTTGGATGGCGCAGATTCTGCTCATCGACCGCTTTGCGCGGACGGTGGACGCCATCGAGCTGTGCTTTGTGGAGATGATTGTCTGCACGCTTGGCAGTGCTGTTCTCGCCGCGATCTATGAGAGCTTTGCGTGGGCGGATGTATGGCATGCGTCTGTACCGATTCTCTACGCGGGCATTCTCTCCTGCGGCGTCGCATACACCTGCCAGATCCTCGGACAGGCGTATGTAGAGCCGACGCAGGCTGCGATCCTTATGTCGACAGAGGCAGTGTTTGCCGCCGTGGCGGGGTGGATTGTCCTCGGGGAGACGATGAGCGGCGTTCAGATGCTGGGCTGCGTGCTCCTCCTCGGCGGTGCCCTGATGACGCAGATGTCGGAACGTACAAAATTTCGGTCGGGGCAGTAG
- a CDS encoding ArsB/NhaD family transporter, with protein MMENATIVAIVIFVVAYALIISEKVHRTIVGLFGAMLMILFGIIDQETAVHHIDFNTLGLLMGMMIIVNITSETGLFNFLAIWAAQKVKARPIALLVVLSTITMVCSALLDNVTTVLLTVPITFSITSQLKVDVMPYLISQILASNIGGTATLIGDPPNIMIGSAVGLDFMAFVENLTFISIIIFILVQFILIGIYHKGLHTQPELQDKIMRLPADAQITDHALLKKCLAVIFLTITFFVLHGSLGLESATVALSGAGLLLLITATEDEEKIVKVLSKIEWPAIFFFGGLFILVGALVETGVIRMLAAEAIHATGGDVEATAILILWMSAIASAFIDNIPFVATLIPLIQDMGQMGLTNLDPLWWSLALGACLGGNGTLIGASANVVVASMSAQRGRPISFLGFMKVAFPVMIFTIIVSNIYVVIRYL; from the coding sequence ATGATGGAAAATGCAACGATTGTGGCGATTGTCATCTTCGTCGTCGCATACGCGCTCATCATCTCCGAAAAGGTGCATCGCACCATCGTCGGACTGTTCGGCGCAATGCTCATGATACTCTTTGGCATCATCGATCAGGAGACCGCAGTCCACCATATTGACTTCAACACGCTCGGGCTGCTCATGGGCATGATGATTATTGTGAACATCACGAGCGAGACAGGGCTGTTTAACTTCCTCGCCATCTGGGCGGCGCAGAAGGTAAAGGCTCGGCCGATTGCGCTCCTCGTCGTCCTCTCGACGATCACAATGGTCTGCTCGGCTCTCCTCGACAACGTCACAACGGTTCTGCTGACCGTACCCATCACCTTCAGCATCACCTCGCAGCTCAAGGTCGATGTCATGCCGTACCTCATCTCGCAGATACTGGCTTCGAATATCGGCGGTACGGCGACCCTCATCGGTGACCCGCCGAACATCATGATCGGTAGCGCCGTCGGACTCGACTTCATGGCGTTTGTGGAAAATCTGACCTTCATCTCGATAATTATCTTTATCTTGGTGCAATTCATACTTATCGGCATCTATCACAAGGGACTGCACACGCAGCCGGAGCTGCAGGATAAGATCATGCGTCTGCCTGCTGATGCGCAGATCACAGATCATGCGCTGCTGAAGAAGTGCCTCGCGGTCATCTTCCTCACGATTACCTTCTTTGTCCTGCACGGCAGCCTCGGGCTTGAGTCCGCAACCGTTGCGCTCTCGGGCGCAGGGCTTCTCCTGCTGATCACGGCGACGGAGGACGAGGAGAAGATTGTCAAGGTGCTCTCGAAGATCGAGTGGCCGGCAATCTTCTTCTTTGGCGGACTCTTCATCCTCGTCGGCGCCCTCGTCGAGACAGGCGTCATCCGTATGCTCGCCGCCGAGGCCATTCATGCGACGGGCGGCGATGTCGAGGCGACTGCAATCCTCATCCTTTGGATGAGCGCGATTGCATCGGCATTCATTGACAACATCCCGTTTGTTGCAACGCTCATCCCGCTTATTCAGGATATGGGACAGATGGGACTCACGAACCTCGATCCGCTCTGGTGGTCGCTCGCGCTCGGTGCGTGCCTCGGCGGAAACGGTACGCTCATCGGCGCGAGCGCGAACGTCGTCGTTGCCTCCATGTCGGCGCAGCGCGGTCGCCCGATCTCCTTCCTCGGCTTTATGAAGGTCGCGTTCCCCGTCATGATCTTCACCATCATCGTCTCTAACATCTACGTTGTGATTCGCTATCTCTGA
- a CDS encoding cell division protein FtsZ produces MPAAEIIKPKITIKVVGVGGGGNNIVRCVREKYDLDITLVGINSDMRQLNTLHKQGITVLPVGEKLTNGRGTGGRVEIAEQAARMEEKAIRAMLEGSDLVIITATMGGGFGTGAAPVVAEIARDMGILSIGVVTMPFHFEMARKIQTAQAGIAQMQGYTDAFITIRNDNLLKIAPDRNLSFVDAFSLADEVLRQTVGCVAELILTTGIINVDFSDVTTIFRQSPSSDALLAIGVDETPQKAVRKAIESPLIDRDVTGARGVVLNLTGDPTMNLRDVDEAVHYIHKTAHPEVNVIVGLVVQEKMAGSVQATLIATDFDDSYVPASQG; encoded by the coding sequence ATGCCAGCAGCTGAAATTATCAAACCGAAAATCACGATCAAGGTGGTCGGCGTTGGGGGCGGCGGCAACAATATCGTGCGCTGTGTGCGCGAGAAATACGATCTCGATATCACGCTTGTCGGAATCAACTCCGATATGCGCCAGCTGAATACCCTGCACAAACAGGGGATCACAGTGCTGCCCGTCGGTGAGAAGCTGACGAACGGCCGCGGCACGGGCGGCAGGGTCGAGATTGCAGAGCAGGCGGCGCGCATGGAGGAGAAGGCAATTCGTGCCATGCTGGAGGGCTCGGATCTCGTCATCATCACGGCGACGATGGGCGGAGGTTTCGGCACGGGCGCTGCACCTGTTGTTGCAGAGATTGCGCGTGATATGGGTATTCTCTCCATTGGCGTGGTGACGATGCCGTTCCACTTTGAGATGGCACGCAAGATACAGACAGCGCAGGCAGGCATTGCGCAAATGCAGGGATATACGGATGCCTTTATTACAATACGCAACGATAACTTGCTCAAGATCGCACCCGACCGTAATCTGTCCTTCGTCGACGCCTTCTCCCTCGCGGATGAGGTGCTGCGACAGACGGTGGGATGCGTGGCGGAGCTGATTCTCACCACGGGCATCATCAACGTGGACTTCTCCGATGTGACGACGATCTTCCGTCAGAGCCCGTCCAGTGACGCGCTGCTCGCCATTGGCGTGGACGAAACTCCGCAGAAGGCGGTGCGCAAGGCAATCGAAAGCCCGCTGATCGACCGCGATGTGACAGGCGCGCGCGGTGTCGTGCTGAACCTCACGGGCGATCCTACGATGAATCTGCGTGACGTCGATGAGGCGGTGCACTACATCCATAAAACGGCACATCCCGAGGTCAACGTTATCGTTGGACTCGTGGTACAGGAGAAGATGGCGGGCTCTGTGCAGGCGACACTCATCGCAACGGATTTTGACGACAGCTATGTGCCCGCATCGCAGGGGTGA
- a CDS encoding basic amino acid ABC transporter substrate-binding protein — MKLKKLALVLTGALVSLVLVGCGGGDQAKQESKVLRVGSAIDFAPFEFQDEGQKEYQGFDMDLIRAVAKEMGSEAEIQNIGFDGLIPALQAKNIDVIISGMTINDERKQKVNFSDPYYQSGLTMVVRSDEEAIKSFQDLKGHKVAVQIGTTSANMVKEMEGVTVTELNTPADCFMELKARGVDAVVNDRPVNDYYIKQTQAVGVKSLEDKLSAEDYGIAMAKDNAELQKKVNEALKKLHDNGEYDKIYQKWFGASK; from the coding sequence ATGAAACTGAAGAAATTGGCACTCGTCCTGACCGGCGCTCTTGTGAGCCTTGTACTTGTTGGCTGCGGCGGCGGCGATCAGGCAAAACAGGAGTCCAAGGTGCTTCGTGTCGGCTCGGCGATTGACTTTGCTCCGTTTGAGTTCCAGGATGAGGGACAGAAGGAGTATCAGGGCTTCGACATGGATCTCATCCGTGCGGTCGCAAAGGAGATGGGCAGCGAGGCAGAGATCCAGAACATCGGATTTGATGGTCTGATCCCTGCGCTTCAGGCGAAGAACATTGATGTCATCATCAGCGGCATGACGATCAATGATGAGCGCAAGCAGAAGGTGAATTTCTCCGACCCGTACTATCAGTCGGGGCTCACGATGGTTGTGCGCAGCGACGAGGAGGCAATCAAGTCCTTCCAGGATCTCAAGGGGCACAAGGTTGCCGTCCAGATCGGTACGACCAGCGCAAACATGGTAAAGGAGATGGAGGGCGTCACCGTCACCGAACTGAACACGCCTGCAGACTGCTTCATGGAGCTGAAGGCACGCGGTGTTGATGCCGTTGTCAACGACCGTCCCGTCAACGACTACTACATCAAGCAGACGCAGGCCGTCGGCGTGAAGTCGCTCGAGGACAAGCTTTCGGCTGAGGACTATGGCATCGCGATGGCGAAGGACAATGCCGAGCTTCAGAAGAAGGTCAACGAGGCGCTCAAGAAGCTGCATGACAACGGCGAATACGACAAGATCTACCAGAAGTGGTTCGGCGCAAGTAAGTAA